In Patagioenas fasciata isolate bPatFas1 chromosome 20, bPatFas1.hap1, whole genome shotgun sequence, a genomic segment contains:
- the CNTRL gene encoding centriolin isoform X3, whose amino-acid sequence MKKGSVRKALCRKPQIPASRTPSPMSPGSSSTRSPSPLSQQTSPPACKSTERRHQQLDITAGNVEAAFEDTFHKDENGVSAGVRYITEPLIKGLSKQENLAFISSLNLSSSKDADKKFKYIENLEKCSKLETLNLSNNQIEKIEKLDKLLKLRELNLSCNKISKIEGIEHLRNLQKLNLAGNEIEHIPMWVGKKLRSLRILNLKQNQISSLHDIAKLKPLQELTSLFLADNPVVSLPHYRLYTIFHLRALENLDGWPVTNHDRQEALERFNLEEIEKLERELENTVKELENLKLNQSKVLEQLRHQDEVNKSLKAKTLQQKQSYEEIQRDLDTKNELLVYGFVTVPFPQSLYSSLKLKQKTVELTRACQKQYELEQELAFYKIDAKFEPLNYFPSEDVELDNVPGESPYIGKARYKRNMFIGEGYIANKAQQLEIGKMQRDEDDFCRKPQLQLQLQALDELLEGKEKRIHSAQRRLEDLQSAIGNAEQQVLKVTGELQQLEDALAQKKISQANKEAVEQQLSEKIGILHQLRKEVLDLEKQMEKQKREIGKKQKELEDLQNSLASVNPKDPRHVHMKGQKASKEQQFDVMNKHYKQLESRLDEMLSRIAKETEEIKDLEQQLTDGQIATNEALKRDLESIILGLQEYLGSVKCQAKQANDECKELRKDKDSLLRRLADLEEERNNLEVVAMDAENMRKEITMLQGALQEQQEINERLRDAQGNISAYEAELEAQLRDRDMEAKQHKEELERLKQLNQMELSALQAELEKERQALENALTKAQLAEEKEQQNYKLLSQFKQLQGDNNFLKQQLKDLQNQLNHAVGNLIHPEELLARINELKQQLHTGAGEIQCQNSGDVLGKSLANLQKELNDVLADAQREKEKAWARQRQLQEEMGSQQEKLEEVQEKYRQVKAENRQNKNKVHRLENEIQHLREKIKSMEEIQGLAEQQLQEADEEKENILAQLEDLEKRKKTEDARAQMQFVSLDKELKELKRAIVTSDKLAAAELSIAKNQLKALHGTVLRINEERAEEIEEAEEFCAEAARAARDLTRAEAEIELLQQLLKEKEEQFQHEMEKAGEKTAASSSQKFEIDKLKEAMEQQKAEIGRLRWLLDNVGTGNKDEIDNLQDEIAALKNVLSYQNDYITNMVDPLKRRGYWYYMPSSQASTPASRSTKDSGVCLLCSGTSLPRRGCGQEGPHGTGDLPQPGGCWVYSPLRNRLYKPNSGKDRRAKEDSEGNEETRVPQDPPFVPPPGTVIYTALPDGAPVPQGTVVYGPPPAASVAPGSVVSGPAPAGAALLYGPLPPTLAVPLVPVGVLHCNVPEHHQLESEVSRLEDTVYYLKSRKYKDKQSEAAEHKSKKEVEKLHQTIDELLCEREELEREVAELQRAAQKHSKRKAFIEGYTDNLIAELQLEKSLKHHEDVADEIECMEQTLVKRRAELREADRLLAEAGAELESTRGKAKDTIQKYNHAKQHLCRAETEAEELERRARETAVKLVKAEQQLRLLQADTRDLEQRKREQEGILKEMNQMVAARDSEFQSLNQKIEMLTESLQKLQGDVKAAEGNEEHHLQILREAENLLQGKKTELEGLKDQISAQQQELLFLEEQLKQRKEELHVLQDSIAQKRGDLKEALQDGETEVNEKLRQMREIKLLVEELLVERKKLDVQMTEKRTQLTLIKEDIGKEQENLQGILGQITKHKTELKHVLEMLELENNELQGLKLQHEQKVNELQKTQAAVLEEKLKLENIQRLFQCQQGEVDWQEQLLEKDRQENQHLVSRMRALQSDIDSLNKEKEKLEEDCQSLEKKLSQSRRDLTATADSSRTALASMERMELDVKNLQQEVERLNKQKKSLSGDIAVAQRDLQEKKEELEALKGELHNSRQQLQLVQQVGSGLEKYYKASRRVA is encoded by the exons ATGAAGAAAGGCTCGGTAAGAAAAGCATTATGTAGAAAACCACAGATACCAGCTTCTCGAACACCTAGTCCGATGTCTCCTGGCAGTTCAAGTACCAGGTCACCGTCTCCTCTCAGCCAACAGACATCTCCACCTGCTTGCAAAAGCACAGAGCGGAGGCACCAACAGCTTGATATTACAGCAGGAAACGTCGAAGCTGCTTTTGAGGATACGTTTCATAAAG ATGAAAATGGCGTTAGTGCAGGAGTTAGGTACATTACTGAACCCTTGATAAAAGGTCTGTCAAAACAAGAAAATTTGGCATTTATAAGCTCACTGAATCTTTCTTCCTCGAAGGATGCGGACAAGAAATTTAAG TACATAGAAAACTTGGAAAAGTGCTCTAAACTGGAGACACTAAATCTTAGTAACAACCAGATAGAGAAGATTGAGAAGTTGGATAAACTGTTGAAGTTGCGTGAACTCAATTTATCTTGCAACAAAATCAG taaaattGAAGGTATAGAACATCTGCGGAATCTGCAAAAGCTGAACCTCGCAGGGAATGAGATTGAGCATATTCCTATGTGGGTAGGGAAGAAACTGAGATCCCTGCGCATCCTTAACTTGAAACAGAATCAAATATCATCA CTCCATGATATAGCTAAACTAAAGCCTCTACAAGAGCTGACTTCTCTGTTCCTTGCGGATAATCCGGTTGTGAGTCTGCCTCACTACCGCTTGTACACCATCTTCCACCTGCGAGCCCTGGAGAACTTGGATGGATGGCCAGTGACGAACCACGACAGGCAGGAAGCTCTAGAGAGGTTCAATTTAG AAGAGATagaaaaattagaaagagagtTGGAAAACACAGTAAAGGAGCTGGAGAACCTTAAACTTAACCAGTCCAAAGTGCTTGAGCAACTTCGCCATCAAGATGAGGTGAACAAATCATTAAAAGCAAAGACTTTGCAACAGAAGCAAAGCTATGAAGAGATACAAAGGGACCTGGACACCAAAAATGAATTG CTGGTGTATGGGTTTGTCACAGTTCCCTTTCCGCAGAGCCTTTATTCCTCACTAAAG TTGAAGCAGAAGACAGTGGAGCTGACTCGAGCTTGCCAGAAGCAGTATGAATTGGAGCAGGAGCTGGCCTTTTATAAGATTGATGCAAAATTTGAGCCGTTAAATTATTTTCCATCAGAG GATGTTGAGCTCGATAATGTACCTGGTGAAAGCCCCTACATTGGTAAGGCCAGGTATAAAAGAAATATGTTTATAGGAGAAGGCTACATAGCTAACAAAGCTCAGCAGCTGGAAATTGGGAAAATGCAACGGGATGAAGATGATTTCTGCAGGAAACCCCAGCTGCAACTGCAGCTACAAGCTCTAGATGAACTGCTAGAGGGTAAAGAAAAAAGGATTCATTCAG CACAAAGGAGATTAGAAGACCTGCAAAGTGCAATAGGAAATGCAGAGCAACAAGTTTTGAAAGTAACAGGGGAACTGCAACAACTGGAGGATGCTCTGGCTCAGAAAAAG ATTTCACAGGCCAACAAGGAAGCTGTTGAACAGCAGCTGAGTGAAAAGATAGGAATCCTGCATCAGCTGCGCAAGGAGGTTTTAGACCTGGAAAAGCAAatggagaaacagaaaagagaaatagggaaaaaacAGAAAGAGCTTGAAGACTTGCAGAATTCTCTTGCTTCTGTAAATCCTAAAGATCCAAGACAT GTTCACATGAAAGGTCAAAAAGCAAGTAAAGAACAGCAGTTCGATGTCATGAACAAACATTACAAACAGCTCGAGAGTCGCCTGGACGAAATGCTCTCTAGGATTGCCAAGGAAACTGAGGAAATCAAGGACTTGGAGCAACAGCTCACTGATG GTCAAATAGCAACAAATGAAGCACTGAAAAGGGATTTAGAAAGTATCATCCTTGGATTACAGGAATACCTGGGAAGTGTTAAGTGTCAGGCAAAACAGGCCAATGATGAGTGCAAGGAGTTGCGCAAGGATAAAGACTCTTTGCTACGAAGATTGGCAGATCTAGAGGAGGAAAGAAACAACCTGGAAGTAGTTGCCATGGATGCAGAAAATATGAGAAAA GAAATTACAATGCTACAAGGCGCACTGCAAGAGCAGCAAGAAATAAATGAAAGGCTTAGAGACGCACAAGGGAACATCAGTGCCTATGAGGCTGAGCTGGAAGCCCAGCTAAGAGACAGAGACATGGAAGCCAAGCAGCACAAAGAAGAATTGGAAAGACTGAAACAACTTAACCAG ATGGAACTGTCAGCCCTGCAAGCTGAACTTGAAAAAGAAAGGCAAGCCTTAGAGAACGCTCTGACCAAAGCACAACTAGCAGAAGAGAAGGAACAACAGAATTATAAGCTCCTTTCTCAGTTCAAACAATTGCAG GGAGACAATAATTTCCTGAAACAACAGCTTAAGGATCTTCAGAATCAGCTAAACCATGCGGTTGGGAACTTAATTCATCCTGAGGAACTGTTAGCTCGTATAAATGAACTCAAGCAACAGCTTCACACAGGAGCTGGAGAGATTCA GTGTCAGAATTCAGGTGATGTTTTAGGGAAAAGCCTTGCAAATCTGCAGAAGGAATTGAATGACGTGCTTGCTGATGCtcagagggaaaaagagaaagcatgGGCTAGACAGAGACAATTGCAGGAAGAAATGGGATCCCAGCAGGAAAAACTGGAAGAAGTACAGGAGAAATACAGACAG GTTAAAGCTGAAAACAGGCAGAATAAGAACAAGGTCCATCGGTTGGAGAATGAAATTCAGCATTTACGTGAAAAAATAAAGAGCATGGAGGAAATTCAGGGCCTTGCTGAGCAACAGCTCCAAGAGGCAGATGAAGAGAAGGAGAATATTCTCGCTCAACTGGAGGATTTAGAGAAAAGG AAAAAGACGGAAGATGCCAGGGCACAAATGCAATTTGTCAGTCTGGATAAAGAACTGAAGGAGTTAAAGAGGGCAATCGTCACTTCAGATAAACTGGCAGCCGCAGAGCTCTCCATTGCTAAAAATCAGCTGAAGGCTCTTCATGGGACTGTTCTCAGAATTAATGAGGAGCGGGCTGAG GAGATCGAGGAAGCCGAAGAATTCTGTGCGGAGGCAGCTCGAGCAGCTCgggatctcaccagagcagaagcaGAAATAGAATTGTTACAACAACTCCtcaaagagaaggaagaacaa TTCCAGCATGAAATGGAGAAAGCTGGTGAGAAGACTGCTGCATCAAGCTCTCAGAAGTTTGAAATTGATAAATTAAAAGAAGCTAtggagcaacagaaagcagaaattggaCGTTTAAGATGGTTGTTAGATAACGTTGGTACAG GTAACAAAGATGAAATTGATAACTTGCAAGATGAAATTGCAGCTCTCAAAAATGTGCTGTCATACCAGAACGATTACATCACCAATATGGTGGATCCATTGAAAAGAAGGGGATACTGGTATTACATGCCATCATCACAG gcTTCAACTCCTGCTTCCCGCAGCACCAAGgattctggggtttgtttgctgtgCTCCGGCACCTCCCTGCCCCGGAGAGGCTGCGGGCAGGAGGGGCCGCACGGGACGGGGGACCTGCCCCAGCCAGGAGGCTGCTGGGTTTACTCCCCGCTCAGGAATAGGTTGTACAAACCAAACTCTGGGAAGG ataGAAGAGCGAAAGAAGATAGTGAAGGAAATGAAGAAACTCGTGTTCCCCAAGACCCTCCCTTTGTGCCACCACCCGGTACCGTTATTTACACGGCCCTGCCAGACGGTGCCCCTGTGCCTCAGGGAACGGTGGTTTACgggcctcctcctgctgcttcgGTCGCTCCTGGATCTGTTGtctccggccccgctcccgcggGAGCTGCGCTGCTGTACGGGCCTCTGCCCCCAACATTGGCCGTCCCGCTGGTCCCCGTGGGCGTCCTGCACTGCAACGTGCCCGAGCATCACCAGTTG GAGAGCGAAGTCTCAAGGCTGGAAGACACTGTGTATTATTTAAAGTCTCGGAAATACAAAGATAAACAGTCAGAGGCAGCTGAGCACAAAAGCAAAAAAGAGGTGGAAAAATTGCATCAAACCATTGACGAACTTCTGTGTGAAAGAGAAGAGTTGGAACGTGAAGTAGCAGAGCTACAAAGAGCAGCTCAAAAACATAGCAAACGCAA GGCCTTCATTGAAGGATATACTGACAACCTGATTGCAGAACTGCAGTTAGAAAAGTCTCTTAAACATCACGAAGATGTTGCCGATGAGATCGAATGTATGGAGCAGACTCTGGTGAAGCGGCGAGCGGAGCTGCGGGAGGCAGACAGGCTGCTGGCCGAGGCCGGAGCGGAGCTCGAGAGCACCCGCGGGAAG GCTAAAGACACTATTCAAAAGTACAATCATGCCAAACAGCATTTGTGCCGTGCTGAAACGGAGGCAGAGGAGCTGGAGCGAAGGGCTCGGGAAACGGCCGTTAAACTGGTGAAAGCAGAGCAGCAGTTAAG GTTATTGCAGGCAGACACAAGGGATTTAGAACAGCGTAAGAGGGAACAAGAAGGTATTTTGAAGGAAATGAAccaaatggtggctgcaagagacTCCGAGTTCCAGTCATTAAACCAGAAGATAGAAATGCTAACTGAAAG TCTTCAGAAGCTTCAAGGAGATGTTAAAGCTGCAGAAGGTAATGAAGAACATCACCTCCAGAtcctcagagaagctgaaaaCCTTCTTCAAGGCAAGAAAACTGAACTAGAAGGATTAAAAGATCAG ATCAGCGCTCAGCAACAAGAGCTCTTGTTTCTGGAGGAGCAGTTAAAGCAGAGAAAAGAGGAGCTCCATGTCCTTCAAGACTCTATTGCTCAAAAGAGAGGTGACCTCAAAGAAGCTCTTCAAGATGGAGAGACTGAAGTAAATGAGAAACTACGCCAAATGAGG GAAATAAAACTACTTGTGGAAGAGCTTCTTGTTGAGAGGAAAAAACTGGATGTGCAGATGACCGAGAAAAGAACCCAGCTTACGCTCATCAAGGAGGACATTGGAAAAGAGCAGGAGAATCTTCAGGGAATCCTTGGGCAGATTACCAAGCACAAGACAG AACTGAAACACGTTCTGGAAATGCTGGAGCTTGAAAATAATGAACTTCAAGGTTTGAAACTACAACATGAACAAAAGGTCAACGAGCTCCAGAAGACTCAGGCTGCAGTTCTGGAA GAGAAGTTAAAATTGGAGAACATTCAGAGGTTATTCCAGTGCCAGCAAGGGGAAGTGGACTGGCAGGAACAGCTGCTGGAGAAAGACCGGCAGGAGAACCAACATCTGGTGTCTCGAATGCGCGCTCTGCAAAGTGACATTGACTCTTtgaataaagaaaaggaaaagctcgAAGAAGATTGTCAGAGTTTGGAAAAGAAGTTGTCACAATCCAGAAG AGACTTAACTGCTACTGCAGACAGCAGCAGGACCGCATTGGCCAGCATGGAACGAATGGAGCTGGATGTTAAAAACCTGCAGCAGGAGGTGGAACGACTGAACAAGCAGAAAAAATCACTGAGTGGAGACATCGCTGTGGCACAGAGGGATCTTCAGG aaaaaaaggaagaactaGAAGCTCTGAAAGGAGAATTACACAATTCCAGGCAGCAGCTTCAGCTGGTCCAACAGGTTGGTTCTG GACTTGAAAAATACTACAAGGCATCAAGACGAGTTGCTTAG